The proteins below come from a single Polynucleobacter sp. MWH-UH23A genomic window:
- a CDS encoding GMC family oxidoreductase N-terminal domain-containing protein, translated as MTQTINYDYIIIGAGSAGCMLAKRLTENPNKKVLLIEAGKSDNYIWIHIPVGYLYCIDNPRADWRFKTVAEKGLNGRSLLYPRGRVLGGCSSINGMIYMRGQAGDYESWVQATGDDAWSWENALKRYKSFEDYHSSANQWHGKGGEWTVSKQRLRWPIMDRFKDAAVEAGIPASDDFNRGDNFGVGYFDVSQRKGWRLNTSKAFLKDAMKRSNLTVITEAVVTKLIIDSDTKNCNGVEYQKNGAIHQSLINQSGEVILSAGAIGSVQILERSGIGSAALLNKLGIPVMADLPGVGENLQDHLQLRMVYKVSGIKTLNTKANSLFGKLMIGLEYLFKRSGPMSMAPSQLGAFAFSSSEQKSANVEYHVQPLSLERFGEDLHSFNAFTASVCNLRPTSRGSVHIASTDPEAPPIINPNYLSTDEDRKVAAESLRLTRKIAQQAALSPYCPEEYKPGMQYQSDDELVKAAGDIGTTIFHPVGTCKMGRADDPMAVLDSELKVKGIGRLRVVDASAMPTITSGNTAAPTMMIAQRAAELLTRE; from the coding sequence ATGACTCAAACAATTAATTACGACTACATCATCATTGGGGCGGGTAGCGCTGGTTGCATGTTGGCAAAGCGCCTAACTGAGAACCCTAATAAGAAAGTATTGCTCATTGAGGCTGGCAAAAGCGACAACTATATTTGGATTCATATTCCGGTTGGGTATCTCTATTGCATCGATAACCCTCGTGCCGATTGGCGTTTTAAGACAGTTGCAGAAAAAGGTCTTAATGGCCGTTCATTGCTATACCCCCGTGGTCGTGTATTGGGCGGTTGCTCATCAATCAATGGCATGATCTATATGCGAGGTCAGGCTGGTGATTATGAATCTTGGGTGCAGGCAACTGGTGATGATGCATGGTCTTGGGAGAATGCACTCAAACGTTACAAATCTTTTGAGGACTATCACAGCTCTGCCAATCAATGGCATGGCAAAGGCGGTGAGTGGACTGTATCGAAACAGCGTCTACGTTGGCCTATCATGGATCGATTTAAGGATGCTGCTGTAGAAGCTGGCATCCCGGCTTCTGATGACTTTAACCGTGGCGATAATTTTGGAGTGGGTTACTTCGATGTGAGTCAGCGTAAAGGTTGGCGACTCAATACCTCAAAAGCTTTTTTAAAGGATGCGATGAAGCGAAGTAATTTAACGGTGATTACAGAGGCAGTAGTCACAAAGCTGATCATTGATTCTGATACCAAAAATTGCAACGGAGTGGAATATCAAAAGAATGGCGCAATTCATCAGTCTTTAATCAATCAAAGTGGCGAAGTCATTTTGAGTGCCGGTGCTATCGGTAGCGTGCAGATTTTAGAGCGTTCAGGCATTGGATCTGCTGCGCTTCTAAATAAGTTAGGAATTCCAGTGATGGCAGATTTACCCGGCGTTGGCGAAAATCTCCAAGACCATTTGCAACTGCGTATGGTCTATAAAGTCAGTGGTATTAAAACTCTAAACACCAAAGCCAATTCTCTTTTTGGAAAGTTGATGATTGGTTTGGAGTACCTCTTCAAGCGCTCAGGCCCTATGTCAATGGCACCCTCACAGTTGGGGGCATTTGCCTTTAGCTCATCAGAGCAAAAGAGCGCCAATGTGGAATACCATGTTCAGCCACTTTCGCTAGAGCGCTTTGGAGAAGATCTGCATTCATTCAATGCATTCACGGCAAGTGTGTGTAATTTGCGACCCACATCACGTGGCAGTGTGCATATTGCATCGACTGATCCAGAGGCACCGCCCATCATTAACCCAAATTACTTATCAACCGATGAAGATCGTAAGGTGGCTGCAGAGTCATTGCGCTTAACAAGGAAAATTGCTCAGCAGGCTGCGCTCTCACCTTATTGCCCAGAAGAGTACAAGCCAGGCATGCAATATCAATCGGATGATGAGTTAGTCAAAGCGGCTGGTGACATCGGCACAACGATATTCCATCCAGTGGGTACATGCAAAATGGGCCGCGCTGATGATCCGATGGCAGTATTGGATTCAGAATTGAAGGTGAAGGGCATAGGAAGATTGCGTGTCGTTGATGCCTCGGCTATGCCGACTATTACCTCTGGCAATACAGCAGCCCCAACGATGATGATCGCGCAACGCGCCGCAGAATTACTCACGCGTGAATAG
- a CDS encoding DUF3820 family protein, translating to MDSQALEKLVSMKMPFGKHAGRAIADLPGNYLAWFAREGFPKGELGELLELMHTLDHNGLRGLLAPIQKAQKAQNSQRAHNVLD from the coding sequence ATGGATTCACAAGCATTAGAAAAATTAGTTTCAATGAAAATGCCATTTGGTAAGCATGCAGGTCGCGCCATTGCAGACTTGCCAGGAAATTACTTAGCGTGGTTTGCTCGTGAGGGATTTCCGAAGGGTGAGTTAGGCGAATTACTTGAATTAATGCACACGCTTGATCACAATGGCTTGCGTGGACTCTTAGCACCAATACAAAAAGCACAAAAAGCGCAAAATTCACAAAGAGCACACAACGTACTTGATTAA
- a CDS encoding branched-chain amino acid ABC transporter ATP-binding protein/permease — protein sequence MKKSLLPLLIAIAALFCLPLFIHNPYYIHLVETILIYTILLFGLDIVVGYVGQVSLGHAALFGIGSYTAGVLYFHFGWTIWATLPASIVITSIFGGILALPALKVIGPYLAMVTLAFGTIAQILINEMTWMTEGPLGIKIPKPDIMGVPMTKAEYFWLVLAVLVMSLVVVDRFVKSQIGRAFEALRDSPIACDCMGVSVYRFKVIAFVISAAFAGLAGCLYAYSEQYISPNTYNNELAVLFLLGIIMGGRKSRLGALIGAAIIVLLPKLLDDINLFRIVASIIAIAVVVGAGLALSKKVTTPRRVAVPIAGVVGLAAFSFWLNTISDWRLSIFGFMILLVVYYLQNGIVGFAKSFYQSITGKAKTTRGGEVEAVDDSISFISAVGTQNTGAELLKVDSVLMQFGGLKALNNVDLSIKRGTIHGLIGPNGSGKSTMMNVLTGIYVPTAGNVLYAGESVVGKTSSDIALSGIARTFQNVQLFGEMTAIQNILVGLHHTFKSNMLEIALNLPRYKRESDEAHARAMALLKFVGLDDLANEEARNLPYGKQRLLEIARALALDPELLLLDEPAAGLTAPDIKELLRIIRKIRDNGITFILIEHHMDVVMSVCDTVSVLDFGQKIAEGKPAEVQANEKVIHAYLGT from the coding sequence ATGAAGAAGTCTCTACTCCCTCTATTAATTGCGATTGCGGCACTCTTTTGTTTGCCTCTGTTTATTCACAACCCTTACTACATTCACTTAGTAGAAACGATTCTGATCTATACGATTCTCTTGTTTGGTTTAGACATTGTTGTAGGTTATGTAGGTCAGGTATCTTTAGGTCATGCTGCTTTGTTCGGTATTGGCTCATACACTGCTGGCGTTCTGTATTTCCATTTTGGCTGGACCATTTGGGCAACCTTGCCAGCATCCATCGTCATCACATCTATCTTTGGCGGTATCTTGGCATTGCCAGCGCTCAAGGTGATTGGCCCTTACTTGGCGATGGTGACTTTGGCATTCGGAACAATTGCTCAGATTCTGATTAATGAAATGACCTGGATGACCGAAGGCCCATTGGGCATCAAGATTCCTAAACCAGACATCATGGGCGTGCCCATGACCAAGGCCGAATACTTCTGGTTAGTCTTGGCAGTTTTAGTTATGTCTTTGGTGGTTGTGGATCGTTTCGTCAAATCGCAAATTGGTCGTGCATTTGAAGCGTTGCGTGATAGCCCGATTGCTTGTGACTGTATGGGTGTTTCCGTATATCGCTTTAAGGTGATCGCATTTGTGATTAGCGCGGCTTTTGCTGGCTTGGCTGGTTGCTTATATGCTTATTCAGAGCAATATATCTCCCCAAATACCTATAACAACGAATTAGCAGTTCTATTCTTGCTCGGCATCATCATGGGTGGTCGTAAGTCGCGCCTCGGTGCTCTGATTGGCGCGGCAATCATCGTGCTACTACCTAAGTTATTGGACGACATTAACTTGTTCCGTATCGTTGCATCGATCATTGCGATCGCTGTGGTGGTTGGCGCAGGCTTAGCGCTCTCCAAGAAAGTAACCACTCCAAGACGGGTTGCGGTTCCAATCGCTGGTGTAGTGGGCTTGGCTGCATTCTCATTCTGGCTTAATACCATTTCTGACTGGCGCTTGAGTATTTTCGGCTTCATGATTTTGTTGGTGGTGTACTACTTACAAAACGGTATTGTGGGCTTTGCAAAGAGCTTCTATCAGTCCATTACTGGCAAAGCTAAAACTACTCGTGGTGGTGAGGTTGAAGCGGTTGATGACTCGATTAGCTTTATTAGTGCTGTGGGCACTCAAAATACCGGCGCAGAACTCTTAAAGGTAGATTCTGTATTGATGCAGTTCGGTGGCTTGAAAGCGCTGAATAATGTTGACCTCAGTATCAAGCGCGGTACGATTCATGGTTTGATTGGCCCTAACGGCTCCGGTAAGAGCACCATGATGAACGTGTTGACTGGTATTTACGTGCCAACTGCGGGTAACGTGTTGTATGCCGGTGAAAGTGTCGTTGGTAAAACTTCATCTGATATTGCGTTATCTGGTATTGCTCGTACCTTCCAGAACGTGCAGTTGTTTGGTGAGATGACTGCCATCCAAAACATTTTGGTCGGTTTACATCACACTTTCAAATCGAACATGCTTGAGATCGCGCTGAATCTGCCACGCTATAAGCGTGAGTCTGACGAGGCACATGCTCGTGCAATGGCCTTGTTGAAGTTTGTTGGCTTGGATGATTTAGCTAATGAAGAAGCGCGTAACTTGCCGTACGGTAAGCAGCGTTTGCTGGAAATTGCTCGTGCATTAGCGCTTGACCCAGAGCTGCTCCTCTTGGATGAGCCAGCCGCAGGCTTAACAGCTCCTGATATCAAAGAGCTCTTGCGCATTATTCGCAAGATTCGCGATAACGGCATTACCTTCATCTTGATTGAGCATCACATGGATGTGGTGATGTCAGTCTGCGACACCGTCTCTGTGTTGGACTTCGGTCAGAAGATTGCAGAAGGTAAGCCAGCTGAAGTTCAGGCAAACGAGAAGGTGATTCATGCCTACTTGGGTACTTAA
- a CDS encoding transglycosylase SLT domain-containing protein, translating to MLSAKDLLAHAMAPVYRVINGLLVVTVFMVVGLWLSGNGTNAGAFDLARILVPDEARHIVWSNGFGMLDQYKTSENVATASDTDIASVIYQKSGHHEPGLTSVKQQTIALLMPSVAQMQVKSISHLADRIPTSKVDPQALDSNLMGSIQNQRAVADFFEKKYNLDRNKIEEYVSNTILIAKEVNIDPILLLAVISVESNFNPNTRSQAGAEGLMQVMTSVHREKYALYGGTQQAVKPEVNIRVGAYILKYLIATAGSLRNGLKYYVGAANAEDDGGYADKVLAERNRLISLCQTKSMNRLTLNGKPLRS from the coding sequence ATGCTGTCTGCAAAAGACCTGCTAGCCCATGCGATGGCTCCGGTATATCGAGTCATTAATGGCTTGCTAGTTGTTACAGTATTTATGGTTGTCGGTCTTTGGCTCTCAGGCAACGGCACCAATGCTGGCGCTTTTGACTTGGCCCGAATTCTAGTTCCAGATGAGGCACGTCATATCGTGTGGAGCAATGGCTTTGGCATGCTTGATCAATACAAGACCAGTGAGAATGTCGCAACCGCTTCCGATACAGACATTGCCTCGGTGATATATCAAAAGTCAGGTCATCACGAACCTGGACTAACGAGCGTGAAGCAACAAACTATTGCTTTATTGATGCCTTCAGTAGCGCAAATGCAGGTGAAGTCTATCTCCCATTTGGCTGATCGCATCCCAACATCAAAGGTGGATCCCCAAGCTCTTGATAGTAATTTGATGGGTTCTATTCAGAATCAACGTGCTGTCGCTGACTTCTTTGAGAAAAAATACAACCTCGATCGCAATAAGATTGAAGAGTATGTTTCAAATACGATTTTGATCGCGAAAGAAGTCAATATTGACCCAATCTTATTGTTAGCAGTGATCTCGGTGGAATCGAATTTCAATCCAAACACAAGAAGCCAAGCTGGCGCAGAAGGTCTCATGCAAGTGATGACATCTGTTCACCGTGAAAAATACGCTTTGTATGGTGGAACTCAGCAGGCCGTGAAACCAGAAGTCAATATTCGCGTGGGCGCATATATTCTGAAGTACTTAATTGCTACAGCAGGTTCTTTGCGCAATGGTCTGAAATATTACGTAGGTGCTGCTAATGCAGAAGATGATGGGGGCTATGCCGATAAGGTATTGGCAGAGCGTAATCGACTAATTAGCTTATGCCAAACCAAGTCCATGAACCGCCTGACTTTAAATGGAAAACCTCTGCGTTCTTAA
- a CDS encoding ABC transporter substrate-binding protein: MKIRHHIFAVAASAILATGAYAADIKLGVSGPFTGGSSSMGVSMRDGVRLAAKEINAAGGINGNKIVLIERDDEAKNERGVQIAQELINNEKVVATLGYINTGVALASQRFYQDAKIPVMNNVATGSVITKQFPNAAENYVFRNAAADNIQAPMVAKEAVEKRGLKKVAILADSTNYGQLGREDLEKALKTYGVTPVAVEKFNIGDVDMTSQLLKAKNAGAEVILTYAIGPELAQIANGMAKLGWKKPMIGSWTLSMASFIDTAGKNGDGATMPQTYIQTPSTTAKRKAFQEAYLKEFKPKNNNIASPVSAAQGYDSVYLLAAAIKQANSTEGPKILAALQDLKTPVDGVVITYNKPFSATDHEAIKAKDVVMGVVENGRVEFLNAEDAKSKKK, encoded by the coding sequence ATGAAGATTCGTCATCACATTTTTGCAGTCGCTGCTTCTGCAATTCTTGCAACCGGCGCATATGCTGCCGATATTAAATTAGGTGTATCAGGCCCATTTACTGGTGGCTCATCTTCAATGGGCGTGAGCATGCGTGATGGCGTGCGACTTGCTGCAAAAGAAATTAATGCTGCTGGCGGTATCAATGGCAACAAAATCGTCTTGATTGAGCGCGATGATGAAGCGAAGAACGAGCGCGGCGTGCAAATTGCGCAAGAATTGATTAACAACGAGAAAGTCGTTGCTACTCTTGGTTACATCAACACTGGTGTTGCATTGGCTTCACAGCGTTTTTATCAAGATGCCAAGATTCCTGTCATGAATAACGTTGCTACTGGCTCTGTTATCACTAAACAATTTCCCAATGCTGCTGAGAACTATGTTTTCCGTAATGCTGCTGCAGACAATATCCAAGCGCCAATGGTTGCTAAGGAAGCGGTTGAAAAGCGTGGCTTAAAGAAAGTGGCGATTTTGGCTGACTCTACTAACTATGGTCAGTTGGGACGTGAAGACTTAGAAAAAGCGTTGAAGACATATGGCGTAACTCCAGTAGCCGTTGAAAAATTCAACATCGGTGACGTTGATATGACTTCTCAGTTGCTCAAAGCTAAGAATGCTGGCGCTGAAGTGATTTTGACTTACGCAATTGGACCAGAGTTAGCGCAAATTGCTAACGGTATGGCTAAGCTAGGTTGGAAAAAGCCAATGATTGGTAGCTGGACTTTGTCTATGGCTAGCTTCATTGATACTGCTGGTAAGAATGGTGACGGCGCAACAATGCCACAGACTTACATTCAGACTCCATCAACAACTGCTAAGCGTAAGGCGTTCCAAGAGGCTTACTTAAAAGAGTTCAAGCCAAAGAACAACAATATCGCTTCTCCAGTTTCTGCTGCTCAAGGTTACGATTCTGTATACCTCTTGGCTGCAGCTATCAAGCAAGCTAACAGCACTGAGGGACCAAAGATTTTGGCAGCATTGCAAGATCTTAAGACCCCAGTTGATGGCGTTGTGATTACCTACAACAAGCCATTCTCTGCGACTGATCATGAGGCAATTAAGGCAAAAGACGTTGTTATGGGCGTAGTTGAAAACGGCCGCGTTGAGTTCTTAAATGCTGAGGATGCAAAGTCTAAGAAGAAGTAA
- a CDS encoding ABC transporter ATP-binding protein, which produces MLSIKNLEAGYGKVKVLHGINIDVPKGQVITLIGSNGAGKTTTMRAITGMIKPTAGEVSLGGEKIDGYDSHKIARLGLAHSPEGRRVFTTMSVTDNLLLGAFPRFTGSRPKGDIKNDLEKALEMFPRLKERRNQLAGTLSGGEQQMLAMARAVMLNPEIILLDEPSMGLAPILVEEVFKIISNLKSQGVTMLLVEQFAAAALNVADYGYVLENGKIATHGPAAKLKDDPAVKAAYLGGAGGH; this is translated from the coding sequence ATGTTATCTATTAAGAATCTTGAAGCAGGCTACGGAAAAGTCAAAGTTCTCCACGGCATCAATATTGATGTGCCTAAGGGACAAGTGATTACTTTGATTGGCTCAAACGGTGCTGGCAAAACTACAACCATGCGTGCTATCACTGGCATGATCAAACCCACTGCTGGTGAAGTGAGCTTAGGTGGCGAAAAAATTGATGGCTACGACTCTCATAAAATCGCTCGTCTTGGTTTAGCGCATAGCCCAGAGGGTCGTCGTGTGTTCACAACTATGTCAGTCACTGACAATTTGTTGCTGGGTGCGTTTCCGCGTTTTACTGGAAGTCGCCCAAAGGGTGATATCAAGAACGATCTAGAAAAAGCCCTAGAAATGTTCCCTCGCTTAAAAGAGCGTCGTAATCAATTGGCAGGCACATTATCAGGTGGTGAGCAACAGATGTTGGCAATGGCTCGCGCAGTTATGTTGAACCCAGAAATCATTCTCTTGGATGAGCCTTCCATGGGTCTTGCGCCAATTTTGGTAGAAGAGGTTTTCAAAATCATTTCTAATTTGAAGTCTCAAGGCGTAACCATGTTGTTGGTTGAGCAGTTTGCTGCAGCCGCATTGAATGTTGCAGACTATGGTTATGTATTGGAGAACGGCAAGATTGCAACTCATGGCCCAGCAGCAAAACTCAAAGATGATCCAGCTGTGAAAGCAGCGTACTTGGGTGGAGCAGGTGGCCACTAA
- a CDS encoding DUF6662 family protein, producing the protein MKLTIKRLLAFSLFLAATLNFSFANAGEGVFGWIYTLDLQPKGTLEFEQRLQLNQQQAAGSYDAWTARTELEYGLTNDLQIAGYINSYYTSANQNYTNPEACEDAPSCTGGYGVPSSHDPSTAYRKSGIEGGSLEAIYRITNPVTSPVGVGLYLEPSWGRNKDEIEARLLLQSNFIDDRLIVASNIVVANERLKFIENGNVPESMLDILVGASYRIAPKWSAGVEARFHNDYSELNLRNQVQRATFVGPNLHYAAKDWWVTGAWRYQLAGGTCMGGGEAECSNARVWDSHTVNEYILKVGFPLN; encoded by the coding sequence ATGAAACTCACTATCAAAAGACTTTTGGCCTTCAGCCTTTTTCTTGCTGCCACCCTAAATTTCTCATTTGCAAATGCTGGTGAAGGCGTGTTTGGCTGGATTTATACCCTCGATTTACAACCCAAAGGAACCTTAGAGTTTGAGCAACGACTACAACTCAATCAACAACAAGCAGCAGGATCATATGATGCATGGACTGCTAGAACAGAATTAGAGTACGGCCTTACGAACGATTTACAAATCGCTGGTTACATTAATTCTTATTACACCAGCGCCAATCAAAACTACACCAATCCCGAGGCATGCGAAGACGCGCCTAGCTGCACTGGAGGCTACGGCGTTCCCTCCTCCCATGATCCATCAACCGCATACAGAAAAAGTGGGATTGAAGGTGGCTCTCTCGAAGCAATTTACCGAATTACCAATCCCGTTACCTCACCCGTTGGCGTAGGTCTCTATCTCGAACCAAGTTGGGGAAGAAATAAAGATGAAATTGAGGCGCGCCTCTTACTACAGTCCAACTTTATTGACGATCGCTTGATTGTCGCCAGCAATATAGTGGTTGCTAATGAGCGTCTTAAATTTATAGAAAACGGCAACGTTCCAGAATCCATGCTGGATATTCTGGTTGGCGCAAGCTATCGTATTGCCCCCAAATGGTCAGCAGGTGTAGAGGCGCGCTTTCATAATGACTATTCTGAGCTCAACTTGCGCAATCAAGTACAACGCGCCACATTTGTGGGACCTAATTTGCACTATGCCGCCAAAGACTGGTGGGTCACTGGGGCATGGCGTTATCAGCTAGCCGGTGGCACCTGCATGGGTGGTGGCGAAGCGGAATGCTCTAACGCACGAGTATGGGATAGCCACACCGTCAATGAATACATTCTGAAGGTAGGCTTTCCTCTGAACTAA
- a CDS encoding EamA family transporter: MNSSNTKDQSGYQLPISHLLLALAIVAVWGTNFVVIKISLESFPPFVFAALRYIFAFLPAALFLPRPKISWTNLCVYGVAVGVGQFGILYFAIDGNISPGLASLVIQTQVFFTIGFAMLFAKESLKLYQALAVGVAMTGLGIIAVHTDSTTTFLGLALVVFAGFSWGIANTTSRRAGTINMLAYVVWASVYAIPPLVLMALLFEGGWTVVSKSILTAPLGAWLGVLWQSWGNTLFGYGAWAWLLSKHPAAVVAPAPLLVPIFGMGASAYFLSEPLPPWKMEAAGLVITGLMVNLFWPSIRNRLAK, from the coding sequence GTGAATAGTTCAAATACAAAAGACCAGTCGGGGTATCAACTACCAATTAGCCATTTGCTGTTGGCTCTGGCTATTGTTGCAGTATGGGGCACGAACTTTGTCGTGATCAAAATCTCGCTTGAGAGTTTTCCACCTTTTGTATTTGCTGCCTTGCGCTACATCTTTGCGTTTTTGCCAGCAGCTTTATTTTTGCCAAGGCCAAAAATTTCTTGGACAAATTTATGTGTTTATGGTGTTGCTGTTGGGGTGGGTCAGTTCGGTATTTTGTATTTTGCGATTGATGGCAATATTTCTCCGGGCTTAGCCTCCTTGGTGATTCAGACGCAGGTCTTTTTCACAATCGGCTTTGCCATGCTCTTTGCCAAAGAAAGTCTCAAGCTATATCAAGCGCTTGCCGTGGGGGTAGCCATGACTGGTCTTGGCATTATTGCGGTGCACACAGATTCCACGACAACATTTCTGGGTTTGGCATTAGTAGTCTTTGCGGGTTTTTCATGGGGTATTGCGAATACGACTAGTCGCCGTGCTGGCACTATCAATATGCTCGCGTATGTTGTTTGGGCTAGTGTTTATGCCATCCCTCCCTTGGTTTTGATGGCCCTGCTATTTGAGGGTGGCTGGACAGTTGTGAGTAAATCTATTCTGACGGCACCTCTGGGGGCTTGGTTGGGTGTCTTATGGCAATCCTGGGGCAATACGCTGTTTGGCTATGGCGCTTGGGCATGGCTGTTATCAAAACACCCGGCAGCAGTTGTTGCACCCGCGCCATTATTGGTGCCCATTTTTGGAATGGGGGCATCTGCCTATTTTCTGTCTGAGCCACTACCTCCATGGAAGATGGAGGCGGCAGGGTTAGTAATCACTGGCTTAATGGTGAATTTATTTTGGCCCAGCATTCGTAATCGACTGGCTAAGTAA
- a CDS encoding DNA/RNA non-specific endonuclease — MNSDLKSPGLLRVISLICLLGYLLTPPRALALFDDCKDLFPNQRIPSATQVGRDLCFDSFAVYYSPQDKKPIYVAQKLNREQLSAPHPRRSNQFYEEARLPFSERALLSDYRGSGYDRGHNAPAGDMSNERAMDQSFSLANMMPQARQNNQGIWAKNVEEPTRHYAKRAAGDIYVFTGSTGNQGSIGRGHVTIPSHLYKLVYDPSKNLAWAYWIENSNDALMTPPISYAELVSKTGIDFHLPIQGESNPSNTVSTNPKPIKTGQNASLVGGWYPVFFDTYSAEKVSAILNSIKAGKVASVQIQYDQNAELAKQIANQLQSQTQVAIELSQSSPPETPGVTYERKRVTVIVRSK; from the coding sequence ATGAATTCAGATCTCAAATCACCTGGCTTGCTCCGTGTCATCAGCCTCATTTGCTTGCTTGGGTACCTACTCACGCCTCCTAGGGCACTAGCCCTATTTGATGACTGCAAGGACCTTTTTCCCAATCAGCGCATTCCTAGTGCTACTCAAGTGGGTCGAGATCTCTGCTTTGATAGCTTTGCGGTTTATTACTCGCCCCAAGATAAGAAGCCCATCTATGTTGCCCAGAAGCTCAATCGAGAACAGTTATCAGCGCCACATCCACGTAGAAGCAACCAGTTTTATGAAGAGGCCAGACTGCCTTTCTCAGAAAGAGCACTTCTCTCTGACTATCGGGGCAGCGGCTATGACCGAGGCCATAACGCGCCAGCAGGTGACATGAGTAATGAGAGAGCAATGGACCAATCATTCTCCTTGGCTAATATGATGCCGCAGGCTAGACAAAATAATCAGGGCATCTGGGCCAAGAATGTTGAGGAGCCAACTAGACATTACGCCAAAAGAGCTGCGGGAGATATTTATGTCTTTACTGGCTCAACCGGAAACCAAGGGAGCATCGGTAGAGGTCATGTCACGATACCGAGTCATTTATATAAATTGGTATATGACCCCAGCAAAAATTTGGCATGGGCTTATTGGATTGAAAATTCCAACGACGCATTAATGACGCCACCAATTTCATATGCAGAATTAGTAAGCAAAACGGGCATCGATTTTCATTTGCCGATTCAAGGCGAATCCAATCCAAGCAACACAGTCTCAACTAACCCTAAACCCATCAAGACTGGGCAGAATGCGAGCTTAGTAGGCGGCTGGTATCCCGTATTTTTTGACACCTATTCGGCTGAGAAGGTAAGTGCGATTCTTAATAGCATTAAAGCAGGCAAAGTTGCTAGCGTTCAGATTCAATATGATCAGAATGCTGAGCTTGCAAAGCAGATTGCCAATCAGCTGCAGTCTCAAACTCAGGTTGCAATCGAGCTTAGTCAGAGTAGTCCACCAGAGACCCCTGGCGTTACTTACGAGCGTAAGCGCGTAACTGTCATCGTTCGATCAAAGTAA
- a CDS encoding branched-chain amino acid ABC transporter permease — protein MEMLAQILSSGIAVGMIYAVIAFGFQLTFATSGTLNFGQGEALMLGALVGLTCVDTFGMNYWVMIPVVCLFGMLQGSFVELIGVRPAIKIKSEFGWIMSTIALGIIFKNVAENIWGRDALPFPAPLPMEPMNFLGANILPMEILVVVGALVMMLLVEFFNRKTIYGKAVVATANDRDAAGLMGINTSMVITFSYALSSLTAAFAGVLIAPLTLTGATMGGALGLKAFAVAIIGGLSSGLGIIVGGLILGIVETATGFYVSTGYKDVPGLILLLLVLAYKPSGLFGKSAIKKV, from the coding sequence ATGGAAATGCTTGCACAAATCCTCTCGAGCGGTATAGCTGTGGGGATGATCTACGCGGTCATCGCTTTCGGCTTTCAGCTCACCTTTGCTACATCAGGCACATTGAACTTCGGACAGGGTGAGGCCCTGATGTTGGGTGCGCTTGTCGGCTTAACTTGTGTGGATACGTTCGGTATGAACTACTGGGTAATGATTCCAGTGGTGTGCTTATTCGGTATGTTGCAAGGTAGCTTCGTTGAACTAATCGGCGTGCGTCCTGCGATCAAAATTAAATCCGAGTTCGGTTGGATTATGTCGACGATTGCGCTTGGCATTATTTTCAAAAACGTCGCAGAAAATATCTGGGGTCGTGATGCATTACCATTCCCAGCTCCATTACCAATGGAGCCAATGAATTTCCTCGGTGCGAATATTCTTCCAATGGAAATTTTGGTGGTCGTTGGTGCTTTAGTAATGATGTTATTGGTTGAGTTCTTCAATCGCAAAACGATTTACGGTAAGGCAGTTGTAGCAACTGCAAATGACCGTGATGCAGCAGGCCTCATGGGCATCAATACCAGCATGGTAATCACCTTCTCTTATGCTTTATCTTCTCTAACAGCGGCGTTTGCTGGTGTATTGATTGCTCCTTTAACCTTGACTGGCGCAACTATGGGTGGCGCACTTGGTTTGAAAGCGTTCGCCGTGGCAATTATTGGTGGTCTTTCAAGTGGCCTTGGCATTATTGTCGGCGGCCTCATTTTAGGAATTGTGGAGACCGCAACCGGTTTCTATGTATCGACTGGCTATAAAGATGTACCAGGTTTGATTTTGTTATTGCTTGTATTGGCATATAAGCCATCTGGTCTCTTTGGTAAATCTGCAATTAAGAAAGTTTAA